GTCTCCGACGATGAGTTTCAAGCGCTCAATATCAAACCCGGTAAGTTTCATGGCGATTGGAACTATACGCTTCTTCCTCGCTCTTAATCGGTAACTTAATTCTTGCCCATGCCTTAACAGCTCCGAAATCGGCTTCTTTGTCAAAGCCTGGAACCAAGTGACTGCCCGCACCAGTATAAACCCCACGGTATGGAACCATATCGTCGGCACCTATGACGGAAGTCGAGTGCGCATCTATGTCAATGGCATCGAAGGCACCGCCGCGCCTTTTGCCGGGCCACTCTTTCATGGGGGTTCACTGCTGCTGGGCCGACTGCCGGGCAGCGGCAATCGGCAAAACATCGATGAAGTACAATTCTTCAATCCTGCGCTGTCGAGTACAGAAGTCCAGTCACTCTATATCGGCTCCTCACCGCCTGCGGATACCGCTCCACCAGTCCGTACCAATGCTTCACCTACGGGAACTCTGGTCGCTGGCACGACTCAGACCACGCTGACGCTGAGCACGAATGAAAGCGCCACGTGCCGCTATGGCACCACAGCCGGAACGAGTTACGCAGCCTTGCCCAATGTTTTTTCTACTACTGGTAGCGCATCGCACCAGGTCACTGTCAGTGCGCTCCAGAACGGTCAGAATTATACGTTCTACGTGCGCTGTCAGGATAGTACTGGCAATGCCAACCCTGATGACTTCCTGTTAGCTTTTGCAGTCGCTTCTCCTCCCCCTGCAGATACGACCCCGCCAGTCCGGTCCAATGCTTCGCCCACAGGGACCCTTGCCGCCGGCACGACTCAGACCACGCTGACGCTGAGCACGAATGAAAGCGCCACCTGTCGCTATAGCACTACAGCCGGAACGAGTTACACGGCCTTGCCCAACGCCTTTGCTACCACCAGCGGAGTGTTGCACAGTGTCACAGTGAGTGCACTGGAGAACGGCCAGAGCTACTACTTCTATGTTCGGTGTCAGGATAGTAGCGGCAACGCCAACCCGAACGACTTCCTCCTGGCCTTCGCGGTCGCCGCAGAGCCGGTGTTCAATCAGCATCTGCGTGGCTACTGGAAGTTTGATGAAGGAACAGGAACTACGGTAGCGGATGCGTCAGGCAATGGTTATGGAGGCGCGCCGTCTAGTGCGACGGGGTGGACGACCGGTAAAGTAGGCATGGCGCTGGCAGCCAGCGCCAGCGCGACGGTTGCCCGTAGTGTCGCGTTTGAACCGTCGCAATTGACATTTGCGTTGTGAGCGAAAGCAGCAGGTGCCCCGGTTGCGTACGAAGGTGTCGCTGGCAAAACTTCCTCCAGCAATTGGGCGGACGGCTACGGCTTGTATTACACCAACAGTGCGGAAATCCGCTTCTTTGTCAGCGCTTGGAACCGCGGTGTTGCTCGCGCCAGCATTAACCCCACGGTGTGGAATCACATTGTTGGTACCTATAACGGCAGCCGTGTACAGATTTACGTCAATGGAGTTGAAGGTACGGCAGCAAATTTTACTGGTCCGTTTCCTCATGGCGGCACTTTGCTCTTCGGCAAGCTCCCTGGCGGCAGCAGTCGGCACAACCTGGATGAAGTGCAGTTTTTCAATCGTGCGCTGTCACCCACGGAAGTGCAGTCGCTGTACAGCAGCTTCTTTCCACCAGTGGATACGGCTGCGCCGCTGCGCACCAACGGTGCACCTACTGGCACGTTAGCGACTGGCACTATACAGACCACGCTCGCCTTGAGCACCAATGAAAATGCGACATGTCGCTACGGGACCGCGGCAGGGGCGAGTTATACGACCTTGCC
This DNA window, taken from Deltaproteobacteria bacterium, encodes the following:
- a CDS encoding LamG domain-containing protein; protein product: MGFFVKAWNQVTARTSINPTVWNHIVGTYDGSRVRIYVNGIEGTAAPFAGPLFHGGSLLLGRLPGSGNRQNIDEVQFFNPALSSTEVQSLYIGSSPPADTAPPVRTNASPTGTLVAGTTQTTLTLSTNESATCRYGTTAGTSYAALPNVFSTTGSASHQVTVSALQNGQNYTFYVRCQDSTGNANPDDFLLAFAVASPPPADTTPPVRSNASPTGTLAAGTTQTTLTLSTNESATCRYSTTAGTSYTALPNAFATTSGVLHSVTVSALENGQSYYFYVRCQDSSGNANPNDFLLAFAVAAEPVFNQHLRGYWKFDEGTGTTVADASGNGYGGAPSSATGWTTGKVGMALAASASATVARSVAFEPSQLTFAL